The Microbacterium sp. KUDC0406 genome includes a window with the following:
- a CDS encoding DUF4244 domain-containing protein translates to MNENPIPELTRRRAASLFADESGAATAEYAITTMAAVAFAGLLVVIMRSDEVRGILTDLVRRALTVS, encoded by the coding sequence ATGAACGAGAACCCGATCCCCGAGCTGACCCGGCGCAGAGCCGCGTCGCTGTTCGCCGACGAGTCAGGAGCCGCGACGGCTGAGTACGCGATCACGACGATGGCGGCCGTGGCCTTCGCGGGTCTCCTGGTCGTCATCATGAGGTCCGACGAGGTGCGCGGCATCCTCACCGACCTCGTGCGCCGGGCGCTCACGGTGTCGTGA
- a CDS encoding type II secretion system F family protein: MVRSLRSRRTTDGGIDAAQAAAAVRTLAVLLQAGARPMTAWGHLAESGDAHAERVVARCDEGGELIAAIAAEDGAWVDVAAAWEIATIVGAPLAEVLRSLAESLQDAATAADDVRIALAEPTGTARLLLWLPFAGLLLGLALGFDTIGVLVTNPFGAGCVVAGVLLVLAARGWTAALVRRAQPASGTPGMHAELMSVALAGGAAIPRALQLVERSAASLGDDADRTASVLELSRSAGVPAGELLRASAAQQRQEARVQGRLRAARLSSRLLLPLGACTLPAFLLLGVAPLMLSVLTSTPLPI; the protein is encoded by the coding sequence GTGGTGAGATCTCTGCGGTCCCGCAGGACGACGGATGGCGGAATCGACGCCGCCCAGGCGGCGGCCGCAGTCCGCACCCTCGCGGTGCTGCTTCAGGCCGGTGCCCGGCCGATGACGGCCTGGGGGCATCTCGCCGAGTCCGGGGACGCCCATGCCGAGCGCGTGGTGGCGCGCTGCGACGAGGGCGGGGAACTGATCGCGGCGATCGCCGCGGAGGACGGTGCCTGGGTCGATGTCGCCGCTGCGTGGGAGATCGCGACGATCGTCGGTGCGCCGCTCGCCGAGGTGCTGCGGTCTCTCGCCGAGTCGCTGCAGGACGCTGCGACCGCGGCCGACGATGTGCGGATCGCGCTCGCCGAGCCGACCGGCACGGCCCGGCTGCTGCTGTGGCTGCCGTTCGCCGGGCTGCTCCTGGGGCTCGCGCTCGGCTTCGACACGATCGGCGTGCTCGTGACGAACCCGTTCGGCGCGGGATGCGTGGTGGCGGGCGTGCTTCTCGTGCTGGCTGCACGCGGGTGGACGGCGGCGCTGGTGCGCAGGGCGCAGCCCGCCTCCGGCACGCCGGGGATGCATGCCGAGCTCATGTCCGTCGCCCTCGCCGGTGGCGCGGCGATCCCGCGGGCGCTGCAGCTGGTGGAGCGCAGTGCCGCCTCGCTCGGCGACGACGCCGACCGCACCGCCTCCGTGCTGGAGCTGTCGCGTTCCGCCGGTGTCCCCGCCGGTGAGCTGCTGCGCGCCTCAGCGGCGCAGCAGCGTCAGGAGGCCCGCGTGCAGGGACGGCTGCGCGCGGCGCGCCTCTCGTCGCGGCTCCTGCTGCCGCTCGGAGCGTGCACGCTGCCGGCGTTCCTGCTGCTCGGCGTCGCCCCGCTCATGCTCAGCGTCCTCACCTCGACCCCGTTGCCGATCTGA